One region of Halohasta litchfieldiae genomic DNA includes:
- a CDS encoding creatininase family protein, producing MYLADETWPDLGAYFEDESLAIVPLGSTEQHGPHLPEGTDHIIAEGFATAAAERTGYLRTPTINIGVSPHHRQFHGTMWVEPPVFRDYVESFTRNLAYHGIDRVIFVNAHGGNVQHLREVGRRLRDDNVIYAIEWMWNDSIPELVEELFAQPGPHGGPKETSMIQHLQPELVHDDQLEAARDGGMTSFDPQSVQKHGSRTFYDAIDNTANGVLGDQTDASAAKGEQLFEAASDQLVDLCEWLAAQPFEALMPKDHV from the coding sequence ATGTATCTCGCCGACGAAACGTGGCCGGATCTGGGAGCGTACTTCGAGGACGAATCACTCGCCATCGTACCGCTGGGGTCGACCGAACAACACGGTCCACACCTCCCCGAAGGAACCGACCACATCATCGCCGAGGGGTTCGCCACCGCTGCCGCCGAGCGCACAGGCTATCTCCGGACGCCAACGATCAACATCGGTGTCAGCCCCCATCACCGCCAGTTCCACGGCACGATGTGGGTCGAGCCGCCAGTGTTCCGCGACTACGTCGAGTCGTTCACGCGAAACCTCGCGTACCACGGTATCGACCGCGTCATCTTCGTCAACGCCCACGGCGGCAACGTCCAGCACCTCCGTGAAGTCGGCCGTCGACTCCGCGATGACAACGTCATCTACGCCATCGAGTGGATGTGGAACGACAGTATTCCCGAGTTGGTCGAGGAGTTGTTCGCCCAGCCCGGTCCGCATGGAGGACCGAAGGAGACGTCGATGATTCAGCACCTCCAACCGGAGTTGGTCCACGACGACCAGCTCGAAGCTGCCCGCGACGGTGGAATGACGAGCTTTGATCCCCAGTCGGTCCAAAAACACGGCTCGCGGACGTTCTACGATGCCATCGACAACACCGCAAACGGTGTGCTCGGCGATCAGACCGATGCCAGCGCCGCCAAAGGCGAGCAGCTGTTCGAGGCCGCCAGCGATCAGCTGGTCGACCTCTGTGAGTGGCTCGCTGCCCAGCCGTTTGAGGCTCTGATGCCGAAAGATCACGTCTAA
- a CDS encoding ATP-binding protein codes for MLEDGYTTDADGTGLGLAIVEQIADAHGWTVSVTDSHTGGARFEIGNISKEW; via the coding sequence GTGCTCGAAGACGGCTACACGACCGACGCCGACGGGACGGGGCTGGGTCTCGCAATCGTCGAACAGATCGCCGACGCACACGGCTGGACCGTCTCGGTAACTGACAGCCACACCGGCGGCGCACGCTTCGAGATTGGCAATATCAGCAAGGAGTGGTAG
- a CDS encoding deoxyhypusine synthase, translating to MTDSHDSDAEADAADEYEEPERTTFDHDPVDHSHVWAGMSVGDLADQYGHAGIGAAGVHEAVDIYTEMLADDDCTVFMSLAGAMVPTGMRRIVSDLIRDGHVDALITTGANLTHDAIEAIGGKHHHGEHEHPDLDDREFDEQLRDEQVDRIYNVYLPQEHFSLFEAHLRDNVFPPLADQESVSIAELCAELGKANSERNDEEGIDEDAGIAAAAYENDVPIYCPAVQDSVFGLQAWMYSQISDLTLDALADMTPLTDLAYEADTAGCLLVGGGVPKNFTLQTMLVTPGAYDYGVQITMDSPSTGGLSGATLDEARSWGKLTKEARNVTVLGDATVHLPLIVAAAREQLGE from the coding sequence ATGACAGACAGCCACGATTCCGACGCGGAGGCCGACGCAGCCGACGAGTACGAGGAGCCAGAACGAACCACCTTCGACCACGATCCAGTCGACCACAGCCACGTCTGGGCCGGCATGAGCGTCGGCGATCTGGCCGACCAGTACGGACACGCCGGCATCGGCGCGGCGGGCGTCCACGAAGCAGTCGACATCTACACCGAAATGCTCGCGGACGACGACTGTACCGTCTTCATGTCGCTGGCGGGGGCGATGGTGCCGACCGGCATGCGGCGGATCGTCTCGGATCTGATTCGGGATGGCCACGTCGACGCCCTGATCACCACGGGCGCGAACCTGACCCACGACGCCATCGAGGCCATCGGCGGCAAACACCACCATGGCGAGCATGAGCATCCCGATCTCGACGACCGGGAGTTCGACGAACAGCTCCGCGACGAGCAGGTCGACCGAATTTATAACGTGTATCTCCCGCAGGAACACTTCTCGCTGTTCGAAGCCCATCTCCGTGACAACGTGTTCCCGCCGCTGGCCGACCAGGAGTCGGTCAGTATTGCGGAACTCTGCGCCGAACTCGGCAAGGCGAACTCGGAGCGGAATGATGAGGAAGGAATCGACGAAGACGCTGGCATCGCCGCGGCGGCCTACGAGAACGACGTGCCGATCTACTGCCCGGCAGTGCAGGATTCGGTCTTTGGCTTGCAGGCGTGGATGTACTCCCAAATTTCGGATCTCACCCTCGACGCGCTGGCGGATATGACGCCGCTGACGGATCTGGCCTACGAGGCTGACACTGCGGGCTGTCTGCTCGTCGGCGGCGGCGTGCCGAAGAATTTCACGCTCCAGACGATGCTGGTGACGCCCGGGGCCTACGATTACGGGGTCCAGATCACGATGGACTCGCCGTCGACTGGCGGGCTCTCTGGGGCGACGCTCGACGAGGCGCGGTCATGGGGGAAACTGACGAAGGAGGCGCGCAACGTGACCGTGCTTGGGGATGCGACGGTGCATCTCCCGCTGATCGTGGCTGCGGCTCGTGAACAGTTGGGCGAGTAG
- a CDS encoding peroxiredoxin, giving the protein MLESGDPAPEITATNQYGEEITPTFEEPTVVYFYPKDFTGGCTIEANDFQDVLPQYREAGITVYGISMDDVDSHAEFADEEGILFDLLADPDGAVAEAFGLDTAEGHTDRRTFVLANGEIFATYNPELADPAGHAREVLNDTRNEFITGG; this is encoded by the coding sequence ATGCTTGAATCCGGTGACCCAGCACCCGAGATTACCGCCACCAACCAGTACGGCGAGGAAATTACGCCCACATTCGAGGAGCCAACAGTCGTCTACTTCTACCCGAAGGACTTCACCGGCGGCTGTACCATCGAAGCCAACGATTTCCAAGACGTGCTCCCCCAATATCGGGAAGCAGGGATCACCGTCTATGGCATCTCGATGGATGACGTCGACAGCCACGCCGAGTTCGCCGACGAGGAGGGAATTCTGTTCGATCTGCTCGCCGATCCGGACGGTGCTGTGGCCGAAGCTTTCGGTCTCGACACCGCGGAGGGTCACACGGATCGCCGGACGTTCGTCCTCGCCAATGGTGAGATTTTCGCCACGTACAATCCCGAACTCGCCGACCCAGCAGGGCATGCCCGTGAGGTGCTGAACGATACGCGAAACGAGTTCATTACTGGCGGGTGA
- a CDS encoding putative ATP-dependent zinc protease: MSMTDDTPVRVGVLSLHTSKETKAILNAVDDLGHESVWLRRENTAISIEDSEVTLEPDVDIIANRLLLSNTEEPAEGLGLAATFEHIRPMLNTPDAVLGSIHKFATGATLADWNIRVPDALLALSNERLNAGRERFGDVGVYKTAIGTHGGGTWKVDLTEPVNPKVGNRQAFLQELIDRDDQKHRDLRIYTVGDEVIGAMYRYAPEGDWRTNVALGGSVQDAMPELPEEAAETALYAADVLGLDYAGVDLVEGHDGWFVLEVNPTAGFKGLYEATNKSPAPYIAKLAIERAGGTVDDERVEGLSTSLDDSRPKSMPRPEPQSSEETPLIGYIEEVVVIGTSGSRQTHAKSDTGATRSSIDTSLAADIGAGPIKSMTRVRSGSSKTGKARPVVDLVIGVGGNQHTVTASVEDRGHMDYPLLLGRDILQHYQVDVRRRADSEHAGRDEDYLEE, from the coding sequence ATCTCTATGACTGACGACACCCCTGTTCGGGTTGGCGTGCTGTCGCTCCACACGAGCAAGGAAACGAAGGCGATTCTCAACGCAGTCGACGATCTGGGCCACGAGTCGGTCTGGCTCCGACGTGAAAACACCGCGATCAGCATCGAGGACAGCGAAGTGACTCTGGAGCCGGACGTCGACATCATCGCAAATCGGCTCCTGCTGTCGAACACCGAGGAGCCAGCCGAGGGACTGGGCCTCGCCGCAACGTTTGAGCACATTCGCCCGATGCTCAACACCCCCGATGCCGTGCTTGGTTCGATCCACAAGTTCGCCACCGGCGCGACGCTGGCCGACTGGAACATCCGGGTGCCCGATGCCCTGCTGGCGCTCTCCAACGAACGGCTCAACGCCGGCCGCGAGCGGTTCGGCGACGTCGGCGTTTATAAAACCGCCATCGGCACTCACGGCGGCGGCACGTGGAAAGTCGACCTCACCGAGCCGGTGAATCCGAAGGTCGGCAACCGACAAGCGTTCCTCCAAGAGCTGATCGACCGCGATGATCAGAAACATCGTGATCTCCGGATATATACCGTCGGCGACGAGGTCATCGGCGCGATGTACCGCTATGCGCCGGAGGGCGACTGGCGAACCAACGTCGCCCTCGGTGGCTCGGTCCAAGACGCCATGCCCGAACTCCCCGAGGAGGCCGCCGAAACCGCGCTCTACGCGGCCGACGTGTTAGGACTCGACTACGCCGGCGTCGACCTCGTCGAGGGCCACGACGGCTGGTTCGTCCTCGAAGTCAACCCCACGGCAGGATTTAAAGGATTGTACGAGGCGACGAACAAGAGCCCCGCGCCCTACATTGCCAAACTCGCCATCGAGCGCGCCGGGGGGACTGTCGACGACGAACGCGTCGAGGGGTTGTCGACCAGCCTAGACGATTCGCGGCCGAAATCGATGCCGAGACCGGAGCCCCAATCGAGTGAGGAGACGCCGTTGATCGGCTACATCGAGGAGGTAGTCGTCATCGGCACCAGTGGCTCGCGGCAGACCCACGCCAAATCGGATACGGGCGCGACCCGGAGCAGTATCGACACCAGTCTCGCCGCCGACATCGGGGCGGGACCGATCAAAAGCATGACCCGCGTTCGCTCGGGGAGCAGCAAAACCGGGAAAGCCCGACCCGTGGTCGACCTCGTGATCGGGGTCGGTGGGAATCAACACACTGTCACCGCGAGTGTCGAGGATCGTGGGCATATGGACTATCCGCTCCTCCTTGGGCGGGATATTCTCCAGCATTATCAGGTGGACGTCCGCAGGCGTGCCGACAGCGAGCATGCCGGGCGTGACGAGGACTATCTCGAAGAGTAA
- a CDS encoding histidine phosphatase family protein, giving the protein MAQDVWVVRHGQRQDTVDPDWELTADRIHDPGLTELGRWQAWRCGRFFADRGIKFEAVYCSPFLRTVQTTAEIYGETGHEARLEPGLGEHRNAEWFDSEPETLSHRTLANYFEPIRSDHEPFVIPDFPEEHHEAERRAGETARRIVDAHDGPVLMVGHGLTIGGVVRGLVGSTEGVDAPLCGITRIDQRDGEWELDFSGHIDHLE; this is encoded by the coding sequence ATGGCACAGGACGTCTGGGTAGTTCGACACGGACAGCGACAGGATACGGTCGACCCCGACTGGGAACTCACCGCAGACCGGATTCACGATCCCGGACTGACCGAACTTGGTCGGTGGCAGGCGTGGCGATGCGGTCGGTTCTTCGCCGACCGAGGCATCAAATTCGAGGCCGTCTACTGCTCGCCGTTTTTGCGGACGGTCCAGACCACAGCCGAAATCTACGGGGAGACCGGCCACGAAGCGCGGCTGGAGCCCGGACTCGGCGAGCACCGGAACGCCGAGTGGTTCGACAGCGAGCCGGAGACGCTCTCACACCGGACGCTGGCTAACTACTTCGAGCCGATCCGGAGCGATCACGAGCCGTTTGTCATCCCCGACTTCCCCGAGGAGCATCACGAGGCCGAACGGCGGGCTGGCGAGACCGCCCGGCGGATCGTCGACGCCCACGATGGCCCGGTTCTGATGGTCGGCCACGGGCTGACCATCGGTGGGGTTGTGCGAGGATTGGTTGGGTCGACTGAGGGCGTCGACGCGCCGCTGTGTGGCATCACACGGATAGACCAGCGAGACGGCGAGTGGGAGTTGGACTTCTCAGGGCACATCGACCACCTCGAATAG
- a CDS encoding succinylglutamate desuccinylase/aspartoacylase family protein yields the protein MSNDGAFTYNGGKVDPGETQNIRYGISETYLGDPVRIPVTIINGSRPGPTAFLSAAAHGDELNGIEVVREVAHDWDLSNLAGTLVCMPVLNVPGFLAQQRYLPIYDRDLNRSFPGRQGSTSAKRMAYQIYTNFIEPCDFGIDLHTSTRGRSNMLHVRADMADAGTHRLALAFGTNVIIDSEGPDGTLRGEATADEVPTITIEMGEAHRFQRELIDEALRGVESVFAEYEMLDETTVRWPGWRTIITGDHEKTWIRADVGGIVDMHHDRGALVHEGDVICTITNPFKDDDISVSAPFTGLMVGILENPVVYPGNPLCHLVELGGQTKRVVELKRGSTSQEG from the coding sequence ATGAGCAATGACGGGGCCTTCACCTACAACGGGGGGAAGGTCGACCCCGGCGAGACCCAAAACATCCGGTATGGGATCAGCGAGACGTATCTCGGCGATCCGGTTCGGATTCCGGTCACCATCATCAACGGTAGTCGACCCGGCCCCACCGCCTTTCTCTCGGCGGCGGCCCACGGCGACGAACTCAACGGCATCGAAGTCGTTCGGGAGGTCGCCCACGACTGGGACCTCTCGAACCTCGCTGGCACGCTCGTCTGCATGCCAGTGCTTAATGTTCCCGGCTTTCTGGCCCAACAGCGCTATCTCCCGATCTACGACCGGGATCTCAACCGCTCGTTTCCGGGTCGACAGGGCTCGACGAGCGCCAAACGGATGGCCTACCAGATTTATACCAACTTCATCGAACCCTGTGACTTCGGGATCGATCTCCATACCTCCACGCGTGGGCGGTCGAACATGCTCCACGTCCGGGCCGACATGGCCGATGCTGGCACCCATCGACTCGCGCTCGCGTTCGGCACCAACGTCATTATCGACAGCGAGGGCCCCGACGGAACGCTCCGCGGGGAGGCGACCGCAGACGAGGTTCCAACGATCACCATCGAGATGGGCGAGGCACACCGCTTCCAGCGCGAACTGATCGACGAGGCGCTCAGAGGCGTCGAAAGCGTGTTTGCCGAGTACGAGATGCTCGATGAGACCACCGTCCGGTGGCCCGGTTGGCGGACGATCATCACCGGCGATCACGAAAAGACGTGGATCCGCGCTGACGTGGGTGGGATCGTCGACATGCATCACGACCGCGGCGCGCTGGTCCACGAGGGCGACGTGATCTGTACGATCACGAATCCCTTCAAGGACGACGATATCAGCGTCAGCGCGCCGTTTACAGGGCTGATGGTCGGGATTCTCGAAAACCCGGTCGTTTATCCCGGGAACCCGCTGTGCCATCTGGTCGAACTCGGCGGCCAGACCAAGCGCGTGGTCGAACTCAAACGCGGGTCGACCAGTCAGGAGGGTTGA
- the sdhC gene encoding succinate dehydrogenase, cytochrome b556 subunit: MSQSYNRGLIEDFGRWREFSAGMWAWIFHKFTGWVLVGYLFTHIAVLSTAIPASSQDAATLAANEDIYTTTIVALESLLVVRILEVGLLAVAVFHILNGLRLLFVDLGIGLESQDKSFYASLILTGAITVASVPTFVAGAF, encoded by the coding sequence ATGAGTCAGTCGTACAATCGGGGCCTTATCGAGGACTTCGGCCGCTGGCGGGAGTTCTCCGCGGGAATGTGGGCGTGGATCTTCCACAAGTTCACCGGCTGGGTGCTTGTGGGCTATCTGTTCACCCACATTGCGGTTCTCAGCACGGCGATCCCGGCATCAAGCCAGGACGCTGCGACGCTGGCCGCAAACGAGGACATCTACACGACAACGATCGTCGCGCTCGAAAGCCTACTTGTGGTTCGAATCCTCGAAGTGGGCCTGCTCGCGGTCGCTGTCTTCCACATCCTCAACGGGCTTCGCCTACTGTTCGTCGACCTTGGTATCGGGCTGGAATCACAGGACAAGAGTTTTTATGCCTCCTTGATCCTCACGGGAGCGATCACGGTGGCCTCCGTCCCAACGTTCGTCGCGGGGGCGTTCTGA
- a CDS encoding succinate dehydrogenase → MAEHYSSFTKGGRLWLWQRITAAFLVVVLAFHFFLLHFVYHADEVTFALSQARMETLSYYSLMILFLFAATFHGVNGVYNALINQGLTGTKRQVVKWTLVAASVVLLTQGVRTANAWAGIGFF, encoded by the coding sequence ATGGCAGAGCACTATTCCTCGTTCACGAAGGGCGGGAGACTCTGGCTCTGGCAGCGAATTACGGCGGCGTTCCTCGTCGTCGTGCTCGCGTTCCACTTCTTCCTGCTCCACTTCGTCTACCACGCCGACGAGGTGACCTTCGCGCTGAGTCAGGCTCGGATGGAGACGCTGAGCTACTACTCGCTGATGATCCTGTTCCTGTTTGCGGCGACGTTCCACGGCGTCAACGGCGTCTACAACGCCCTGATCAACCAAGGGTTGACAGGCACCAAGCGCCAAGTCGTTAAATGGACCCTCGTCGCCGCCAGCGTCGTGCTCCTCACCCAAGGAGTCCGGACGGCAAACGCCTGGGCCGGAATCGGGTTCTTCTAA
- a CDS encoding succinate dehydrogenase/fumarate reductase iron-sulfur subunit, giving the protein MSTHPPQQETEESPAEQEPVEEAESTPPAQQRREDAKADRRSRDAQRQAEDDAAAKSDEPTREIRVFRYDPEIKDKQEPRFDTFHVPFEKGMTVLDALIYARDNYDPSLTFRHSCRQAVCGSDAFFVNGDQRLGCKTQLSELEEPVRIEPLPHQEVVKDLVVDMDHFYDEMEAVDPFFDPDETPEGELEEQRQSRENREKVKMSTRCIWCGACFSSCNIAAGDNQYLGPAALNKAYRFAMDDREGDGKKQQRLETIEQEHGVWRCQTQFSCTNVCPKDIPLTEHIQELKREAVKNNLKFW; this is encoded by the coding sequence ATGAGCACACACCCACCACAGCAAGAAACCGAGGAATCGCCCGCCGAACAGGAGCCAGTCGAGGAGGCCGAGTCGACGCCGCCCGCCCAACAGCGACGCGAAGACGCCAAAGCCGACCGGCGGAGTCGGGACGCCCAGCGACAGGCCGAAGACGACGCCGCGGCCAAAAGCGACGAGCCAACACGCGAAATCCGGGTGTTCCGCTACGATCCCGAGATCAAGGACAAACAGGAGCCGCGGTTCGATACGTTCCATGTTCCCTTCGAGAAGGGAATGACCGTCCTCGATGCGCTGATCTACGCCCGGGACAACTACGATCCCTCGCTCACCTTCCGGCACTCCTGTCGACAGGCCGTCTGTGGCTCGGACGCCTTCTTCGTCAACGGTGACCAGCGACTCGGCTGCAAGACCCAGCTCTCGGAGCTGGAGGAGCCAGTCCGGATCGAGCCGCTGCCGCATCAGGAGGTCGTCAAGGATCTGGTCGTCGACATGGACCATTTCTACGACGAGATGGAAGCCGTCGACCCCTTCTTCGATCCCGACGAGACGCCGGAGGGCGAACTCGAAGAGCAGCGCCAGTCACGAGAAAACAGAGAGAAGGTCAAGATGTCGACGCGGTGTATCTGGTGTGGAGCCTGTTTCTCCTCGTGTAACATCGCCGCCGGGGACAACCAGTATCTCGGCCCTGCGGCCCTGAACAAGGCCTACCGGTTTGCGATGGACGACCGCGAGGGCGACGGCAAAAAACAACAGCGGCTCGAAACCATCGAGCAGGAACACGGCGTCTGGCGGTGTCAGACCCAGTTCTCCTGTACCAACGTCTGTCCGAAGGATATCCCGCTCACCGAGCATATCCAGGAACTGAAACGCGAAGCAGTCAAAAACAACCTCAAGTTCTGGTAG
- a CDS encoding FAD-binding protein yields the protein MYEHDVIVVGAGGAGLRAAIAADEAGADVAIVSKLHPVRSHTGAAEGGINAALREGDSWEDHAYDTMKGSDYLGDAPAIETLCQDSPYEVIQLEHWGMAFSREEDGRVSQRPFGGLSFPRTTYAGAETGHQLLHTLYEQLVKRGIQVYDEWYVSNLAVSDEEKPEDRDCHGVVAYDVQTGEVAGFKARDGVILATGGPGQAFDHTTNAVSCTGDGQAMAYRAGVPLEDMEFIQFHPTTLPSTGVLISEGVRGEGGILYNAEGERFMFERGYANNDGELASRDVVSRAELTEVNEGRGIEDEYVHLDMRHLGEERIIDRLENILHLAEDFEGADGIEEPMPVKPGQHYAMGGIETDENGETCVGNLYAAGECACASVHGANRLGGNALPELIVLGKRAGYHAAGKEMEPAEVQTGKRGEYETATIDSPVELGEGGSPGDAVADGGAVAAGGSADPDTLLEQTVDAERQRIETLQEGEDGIHHSEVRDKVQKTMTQNVNVFREEEGLKQALRDIREARDEYQNVTVMDPSQTFNTDLLQTIETQNLLDLAESITIGALARKEFRGAHWRAEAQERKDDEWLKHTLLSWNDGTPELWYRPVILEGEDKKYEPKIRSY from the coding sequence ATGTACGAACACGACGTAATCGTGGTCGGTGCGGGCGGTGCCGGGCTTCGAGCAGCGATTGCTGCCGACGAGGCAGGCGCGGACGTGGCCATCGTTTCGAAGCTCCACCCGGTTCGGAGCCACACGGGCGCGGCCGAGGGCGGAATCAACGCCGCACTCCGGGAGGGCGACTCCTGGGAGGACCACGCCTACGATACGATGAAAGGATCGGACTATCTGGGCGATGCCCCGGCTATCGAAACACTGTGCCAAGACAGCCCCTACGAAGTAATCCAACTCGAACACTGGGGGATGGCTTTCTCCCGCGAGGAAGATGGCCGCGTCTCACAGCGACCGTTCGGCGGACTTTCGTTCCCCCGAACCACCTACGCGGGAGCCGAAACCGGCCACCAGCTCCTACACACACTGTACGAACAGCTCGTCAAACGCGGCATTCAGGTGTACGACGAATGGTACGTCTCGAACCTCGCGGTCTCCGACGAGGAGAAACCCGAGGACCGTGACTGCCACGGCGTCGTCGCCTACGACGTCCAAACCGGCGAAGTCGCGGGCTTCAAGGCTCGTGACGGCGTTATTCTCGCAACCGGTGGTCCGGGACAGGCCTTCGACCACACGACCAACGCGGTCTCCTGTACCGGCGACGGCCAGGCGATGGCCTACCGCGCTGGTGTCCCACTCGAAGACATGGAGTTCATTCAGTTCCACCCGACGACGCTTCCGTCGACCGGGGTCCTCATCTCCGAGGGTGTCCGCGGCGAGGGTGGCATTCTGTACAACGCAGAGGGCGAACGGTTCATGTTCGAACGCGGCTACGCCAACAACGACGGCGAACTCGCCTCGCGTGATGTGGTCTCCCGTGCCGAGTTGACAGAGGTCAACGAGGGCCGCGGGATCGAAGACGAGTACGTCCACCTCGACATGCGGCATCTCGGCGAGGAGCGGATCATCGACCGGCTCGAAAACATCCTCCACCTTGCAGAGGACTTCGAGGGCGCGGATGGTATCGAGGAGCCGATGCCGGTCAAACCCGGCCAGCATTACGCGATGGGCGGCATCGAAACCGACGAGAACGGCGAGACCTGCGTCGGCAATCTGTACGCCGCCGGCGAGTGTGCTTGTGCATCGGTTCACGGCGCGAACCGCCTCGGTGGCAACGCACTGCCGGAACTGATCGTCCTCGGAAAGCGCGCAGGCTATCACGCTGCTGGCAAGGAGATGGAGCCCGCAGAGGTCCAGACCGGCAAACGCGGCGAGTACGAAACCGCGACTATCGACAGCCCCGTAGAGCTCGGCGAGGGCGGCTCGCCCGGTGACGCCGTGGCTGATGGTGGCGCAGTCGCCGCCGGTGGCTCGGCCGATCCCGACACGCTCCTCGAACAGACAGTCGACGCTGAACGCCAGCGAATCGAAACACTCCAAGAGGGCGAAGACGGAATCCACCACTCGGAGGTCCGCGACAAGGTCCAGAAGACGATGACCCAGAACGTCAACGTCTTCCGCGAGGAAGAAGGCCTCAAGCAGGCGCTCCGCGATATTCGAGAGGCTCGCGACGAGTACCAGAACGTGACGGTGATGGACCCATCACAGACGTTCAACACTGATCTGTTGCAGACCATCGAGACCCAGAACCTGCTGGATCTCGCCGAGTCGATCACGATTGGTGCGCTCGCCCGCAAGGAGTTCCGCGGTGCTCACTGGCGCGCCGAGGCTCAAGAGCGAAAAGACGACGAGTGGCTGAAACACACGCTGCTGTCGTGGAACGACGGCACGCCGGAACTCTGGTACCGACCTGTCATCCTCGAAGGCGAGGACAAAAAATACGAGCCGAAGATCCGTAGCTACTGA
- a CDS encoding TrmB family transcriptional regulator codes for MITQQKPAVDIPTDLRSPQAKLIYLFLSMNGTTSISELQDGLNMKKISLYSILKTLEKDDMVSKDGERYALA; via the coding sequence ATGATCACACAGCAGAAGCCCGCAGTCGACATTCCAACCGATCTTCGGTCGCCGCAGGCAAAGCTGATCTATCTCTTTCTCTCAATGAACGGGACGACATCGATCAGCGAACTGCAGGACGGACTGAATATGAAGAAAATCTCTCTCTACAGCATTCTCAAAACCCTCGAAAAAGACGACATGGTTTCGAAAGACGGCGAGCGGTACGCGTTGGCCTGA